A stretch of Mucilaginibacter terrae DNA encodes these proteins:
- a CDS encoding OmpP1/FadL family transporter, with amino-acid sequence MKIKYLLGAFAIVAFAQNTYAQYVQDAIRFSTFQPGATSRIRAIGNAGTAIGGDLSSIGNNPAGLGFFTKSEFSFTPEYNGSNVKSSYLGNNMKDTRNAVNLSNASIVFHSRINSPRGADKSKGLLSFNFGVGYNRTNNFYENVSYGGQNGANNIGNYYANLANANHIQGDTRPQEGTLEDVAYGQSLIDLYNNNTTPPTNSYRSNTVGAVGQLSNAMRTGGQSEFNLAFGLNSSNKFYFGAALGISSLRYNSINTFTETGTANILVNGNPVNTPFNSSYIQDQTTSGNGFNIKLGMIVRPVDELRIGVTYTSPTWYNIDDTYSERINTRFSNSNLLSDGQNYPFTYNLRTPQKLGAGLAYFIGKYGFITGDIDYLDYSSARLSYNGDSGDNSDIRMGYRSVINTRFGAEARVVDNFFLRGGYSIQGSPLKTGGTDIKTASGGFGYRFQNYFIDATYTNIKAGSQVVRPYDIGATTPTANLDRSYNNVFLTFGVRF; translated from the coding sequence ATGAAAATTAAATATTTATTAGGCGCATTTGCTATAGTAGCATTTGCTCAAAATACCTATGCACAATATGTGCAGGATGCCATCCGGTTTTCAACCTTTCAGCCGGGAGCTACATCACGCATCAGGGCAATTGGTAATGCTGGTACCGCTATTGGTGGCGATTTGAGCTCGATAGGAAATAACCCTGCAGGTTTAGGTTTTTTCACCAAGTCTGAATTCAGCTTTACACCTGAATACAATGGATCGAACGTAAAATCATCCTACCTCGGTAATAACATGAAAGATACCCGTAATGCCGTTAATCTGAGCAATGCTTCTATCGTATTTCACTCAAGGATTAACTCGCCGCGCGGTGCCGATAAAAGTAAAGGCTTACTGAGTTTTAACTTTGGTGTTGGTTATAACCGCACCAATAATTTTTACGAAAATGTAAGCTATGGTGGTCAAAATGGAGCCAATAATATTGGTAACTATTATGCCAATTTAGCCAATGCTAATCATATACAGGGCGATACCAGACCGCAAGAGGGCACCCTTGAAGACGTGGCATACGGACAAAGCCTAATTGACCTTTATAATAATAATACAACACCACCCACCAACAGCTACCGTAGCAACACTGTTGGGGCAGTTGGTCAATTATCAAACGCTATGCGTACCGGCGGCCAATCGGAATTTAACCTGGCATTTGGTTTAAACAGCAGCAACAAGTTTTATTTTGGTGCGGCCTTAGGCATAAGCAGTTTGCGCTACAATTCCATCAACACTTTTACCGAAACCGGCACAGCCAATATTTTAGTCAATGGCAACCCGGTTAATACCCCATTTAATTCAAGCTACATACAAGACCAAACTACCAGCGGTAATGGTTTTAATATTAAACTGGGTATGATCGTAAGACCTGTTGATGAATTACGTATAGGTGTAACCTACACTTCGCCAACTTGGTATAATATTGATGATACTTACAGCGAGCGCATAAATACCCGCTTTAGTAATTCAAACCTATTGAGTGATGGTCAAAACTATCCCTTTACCTATAATTTGCGCACCCCGCAAAAACTGGGAGCTGGCTTAGCCTATTTTATTGGAAAATATGGTTTCATCACCGGTGACATTGATTACCTTGATTACTCAAGCGCCCGTTTAAGCTATAATGGCGATAGCGGTGATAACAGCGACATCAGAATGGGTTATCGCTCGGTAATTAACACCCGTTTTGGTGCAGAAGCACGTGTGGTAGACAACTTCTTTTTACGTGGTGGCTACAGCATACAAGGTAGCCCGCTTAAAACCGGCGGAACCGATATAAAAACTGCAAGTGGCGGCTTTGGTTATCGTTTCCAGAATTACTTTATTGATGCCACTTATACAAACATAAAAGCCGGTTCACAAGTAGTTCGTCCTTACGATATTGGTGCAACTACCCCTACTGCCAACCTCGACAGATCTTACAACAACGTGTTCCTCACTTTTGGCGTAAGATTTTAG